AAAAATTATCTTAGAGCCATTACCGAAAAAGATAAGGATGTGGTCTCTTATTTTTATGGAAAGTTTAAAAAAGGCGAAATCTCCAAAGAAACGCTTAAGCAAAAGACATCCGAAATCATCTTAAACAAAAAAATCGGGGCCACCGGGTATGTTGCCGGCGTTTCCAGCAAAGGCATCTTAACAATTCACCCCAAAGCCGAAGGGGTAAACATAACAAAAGCGTCATTCTGGCCTAAGGTGGAAGCCTTGCTTAAAAACGAAACCAAGTCGGGATATCTTGAATACGACTGGAAAAATCCCAATGAAGACAAACCAAGAAAAAAGGCCGGTTATATCACTTATTTTGAGCCCATGGACCTTATCCTCTGGGCTTCTTCTTACAAGTCGGAATTCACCCAGCTTATCAAATCCGAAGATATGCACGATGCCATTCTTGCCATGAAAATTGGAAATGACGGATATCCGTATGTCTTCAACTATGAAGGGGATATGCTAATCCATCCTTATCTTGAAGGTAAAAATGTTTACGCGGTGAAAAGTCACGACGGCCAACATATTTGTCAGACTATGATCCGTGAAAAAAAAGGCGAATTGGAGTATGACTGGAAGGATGCTGACGGTAAGGTACGCAAAAAAATACTATTATATGATAATATCCCTGATAAAAAACTGATTGTGGCGATAGGCGTTTATAAAGATGAACAGTATGGTCTATTGAGCACAATTAGAAACGTCCTCATCATAGCCTTTTGTGTCAGCATGGCCATAGTTTTCTTTTTAGTCTTATTTTTCAGCAACCGCCTGACAAAACCCATTATAGAAGGTGTCGAATTTTCAAAAAAAATGTCCCAAGGAGATTTCACGGGGAAACTGGAAATCCATCAAAAGGATGAAACCGGTCAATTGGCGACAGCATTAAATTTGATGACCGAAAATATAGGAACAATTTTCAAACAACTCCAAAACAGCATCGAAGACCTATTATCATCCTCAGAAGATCTATCCGAGATTTCACAAAAGATGGCCCAGAATTCCACCCAAATGACCGGAAATTCCGATTCCCTTTCCATAGCGGCAAATGAAATGAACACCAACCTTGCCACGGTCTCCGAGGCCAGCGACAGTGTTATGGACAATATCAATTCAGTGGCTTCGGCCACAGAACAAATGTCCGGTACAATTAATAAAATTGCAGAAAGATCAGAAACAGCCAGATCTATATCGGATAAGGCCGTCACCTACGCCGGAGAGGCTTCAGAACTTGTGGATGCCCTTGGCAAAACCGCATTTGAAATCAACCATGTGACTGAAACCATAGAAGACATATCAAAACAGACCAACCTTCTTGCGTTGAACGCAACAATTGAAGCGGCTAGAGCCGGAGAGGCAGGCAAGGGATTCTCCGTTGTGGCCAACGAGATCAAAGCCTTGGCAGGCCAAACCTCTGAAGCCACCGAGGAGATTCAAAATCAAATCAACAAAGTTCAGCACGCGACCTCTGAAACCGTCACAAAAATAAAGGATATTTCCGACATCATCCAAAATGTAAACGAAATCGTGTCCGACATTGCTTCTGCAGTGGATGAACAATCCTCAACTACCGGAGAAATAGCCGAAAATATGAGCCGTACGTCATCCAAGATGCAGGAGGTTAATGAAAACGTGTCAAGAAACGCTGAATTTTCTGAACAAATCGCAGAACAGATTTCCGGGGTTCATAACGTGGCCTCTGAGATGGAGGAGATCAGTTCAGCCATCGGCCAAAAATCCGGATCTTTCAGACAACTGGCCCAGGAGGTAAAATCCATGTTGTCTAAATTCCGATTGTAAAACGACCAGGCAATTTCCATGGCCCACAACACTCGGCACCCTGAAAAAAGGTATTCCAGAGCCGAGGTTATCCACTCCTTTGGCCGGAGGGACCAGAGCTCGATGTGGCCGCCCTTAAACTATTGGTCGGCAGCCTCGGTCGGTTTATAAGCCCAGAGGATGCGCAATCCACCGAGGCCGAAAGACGAGGAATAAAGATGGATTTTTTGCTCGCACATGCAGACACTATTCAAGAGAAGGCATCCCGGTTCGATGCTGGGTGTTGCCCGGCAATCAAAACGATGCCAAGTGTGTCAAACAGATACAAACAAAAAACCGAACAATGAAATTACAAGAAAATCCGGTGTCTTTAACATCAGCATAAGCGGCTGCATGATTGGAATAGACACCAACAGCACAATTGCTCCAAATATCCCACCAAGCATTGATGCAGAATATGCAGCACCAAACGCTCTGGCCGCCAAATTTCTTTTGGCCAGGGGATAACCGTCTTCCACTGTAATAATGGCGCCAACGGTTCCCGGAATACCAAAAAGAACGGCCGGGATAGTATCCGATGTTGTGGTTACGGATGCCAGTCCCAATATTAGTGCCATCGCAGAATACTCATCCATCTGATTTTAATAGATATTTAAAACTTAATGACTCTATCAACGAAATAGCGGTGACCCTGGGTTGGTGCACGTCTGCCAAACCCGTTCTGCTTGCAACGTACATTCCGCACTCAATTTTATGGTTCTTTGACAATTTATTCAGCGTTTGCACAGCTCTTACGGAACAAAAAAGCATTCCGGCGGGACGTCCAAGGCTCTAAGGTACTGCACTTGAGTATCATTTAGCGGCTTTGCTAATTTTCGTTGTCTTCCAACGGTTATAACTAATATGCTAAGAAACTTCGTAGTCATCATAAAGGCCGTCGGACTATTTGTGGGCTTTTTTTTCCAGCCAGGCAACCGTTTCCCCGTCTTTTTTACATGCAGCTTCAAGTTTCGTTCTATTAGCCGCCAGAGCAACAAAGAAAGCAGGAGAATTAGCCCAAGCGCTTCCACCCGTTTCGGCTTCTTCAGAAAGATGGCATTCACAATGGCTGGATCTTTCAGGAACCCGAAATTTTTTTCGATCCCATCCTGTTCTTTGTAAAGCCTGAGGAGCTCGACTCCTGGCCACTCCTGTTCGTCAGCCTGGGCCGGAACGTTGGTTATGAGTACAAAACAGCCCGCTTCAAGTCTGATCTTTTCTGTTTTTTCTGGATCTTCTTCGACAGTTGCCTTCAGTTCATATTC
Above is a window of uncultured Desulfobacter sp. DNA encoding:
- a CDS encoding methyl-accepting chemotaxis protein, coding for MKIRTKMFLVFGCSVFLIVSMLSIWLYFSIKSEVKGELDSQIANTISAVKKSMGGLEDIAIKNYLRAITEKDKDVVSYFYGKFKKGEISKETLKQKTSEIILNKKIGATGYVAGVSSKGILTIHPKAEGVNITKASFWPKVEALLKNETKSGYLEYDWKNPNEDKPRKKAGYITYFEPMDLILWASSYKSEFTQLIKSEDMHDAILAMKIGNDGYPYVFNYEGDMLIHPYLEGKNVYAVKSHDGQHICQTMIREKKGELEYDWKDADGKVRKKILLYDNIPDKKLIVAIGVYKDEQYGLLSTIRNVLIIAFCVSMAIVFFLVLFFSNRLTKPIIEGVEFSKKMSQGDFTGKLEIHQKDETGQLATALNLMTENIGTIFKQLQNSIEDLLSSSEDLSEISQKMAQNSTQMTGNSDSLSIAANEMNTNLATVSEASDSVMDNINSVASATEQMSGTINKIAERSETARSISDKAVTYAGEASELVDALGKTAFEINHVTETIEDISKQTNLLALNATIEAARAGEAGKGFSVVANEIKALAGQTSEATEEIQNQINKVQHATSETVTKIKDISDIIQNVNEIVSDIASAVDEQSSTTGEIAENMSRTSSKMQEVNENVSRNAEFSEQIAEQISGVHNVASEMEEISSAIGQKSGSFRQLAQEVKSMLSKFRL
- a CDS encoding tripartite tricarboxylate transporter permease yields the protein MDEYSAMALILGLASVTTTSDTIPAVLFGIPGTVGAIITVEDGYPLAKRNLAARAFGAAYSASMLGGIFGAIVLLVSIPIMQPLMLMLKTPDFLVISLFGFLFVSV